The region CAAGGCCGCACAAACTATTCGCGATCATTATCAAGGCCAATTCCCCGAGAAATTTGAAGAGGTACTAGGCCTGCCCGGCATAGGTCGCTCCACCGCAGGTGCTGTGTTATCGCTAGCATCGGGTCAACATCACGGTATTTTAGATGGCAACGTAAAGCGGGTACTGGCTCGCTGGTTGGCCCAACAAGGCTGGCCGGGTCAGAAAGTCGTGGAAAACGAGCTGTGGGAGCACGTAGCTCGCCTAATGCCCGCCCATGGCGTCACTCAGTATAATCAGGCCATGATGGACTTAGGCGCCACCATTTGTACCCGTTCTAAGCCTAAGTGTGAACTGTGCCCAGTGAGCGATGACTGCCAAGCGCTGGCGTTAGGCACGCCCACGGCTTTTCCGCACTCAAAGCCCAAAAAAACAGTACAGCCGGTCAAGCAGGCGCACTTTTTGTTACTCAAACAAGGTCAGCAGCTGTTTTTGGAGCAAAGACCTCCGCACGGTATTTGGGGCGGCTTATACTGTTTTCCTGAGTTTCATAGTGAACAAGAGCTCAGAGACTGGCTGAAGCGCCATCCAGAAGCCAGCCAGCCACAGCCCCTGCCCGGTTTTCGCCATACTTTTAGCCATTTTCACTTAGATATCAGCCCTTGGCTGGTGGAAATACCCAAGATACCCACAGAGATCATGGCCGCCAGTGAGCGACTTTGGTATAACTTGGAGCAACCGGCATCAGTCGGCTTAGCGGCGGCCACCAAAAAGCTGCTTGCTTACCCGCAACTGCAAACTTGCCTACCCGAACACAAGGAATCAATTATGAGTCGTACCGTTTTCTGCCAACGTTTACAAAAAGAAGCCGAAGGGCTGGATTTTCAACTTTATCCGGGCGAGCTGGGTAAACGCATTTATGACAACATATCTAAAGAAGCTTGGGTCGCTTGGCAGCAAAAACAAACCATGTTGATCAACGAAAAAAAGCTCAACATGATGAATACCGAGCACAGACAATTATTAGAGCAAGAAATGGTGGCCTATTTATTTGAAGGTGCCGATGTAAAAGTTGAGGGTTATACCCCTCCCACTGCAGACTAAAGCAGCGCTTTGCTCAAGACATAAGCAAACGCGCTTATGTCTTTGAAAAAGCAGTTGACTTGATATGACCAATCTTATCTAATGTCGCCCCACAAGCCCGGATAGCTCAGTCGGTAGAGCAGAGGATTGAAAATCCTCGTGTCGGCGGTTCGATTCCGTCTCCGGGCACCATATTTGTTTAGTAATAC is a window of Oceanisphaera sp. IT1-181 DNA encoding:
- a CDS encoding oxidative damage protection protein; translated protein: MSRTVFCQRLQKEAEGLDFQLYPGELGKRIYDNISKEAWVAWQQKQTMLINEKKLNMMNTEHRQLLEQEMVAYLFEGADVKVEGYTPPTAD